One genomic region from Argentina anserina chromosome 2, drPotAnse1.1, whole genome shotgun sequence encodes:
- the LOC126805557 gene encoding uncharacterized protein LOC126805557 produces MASVSMAMPIMSATQNRTCQPSALLKSIVPVGQPNKAGFVKPKSSTDMLKVQASLKEKAVTGLAAAALTASMVIPEVAEAAGDGVTPSLNNFLLSIAAGGVVLVGILGAVIGVSNFDPVKRV; encoded by the coding sequence ATGGCCTCTGTTTCAATGGCTATGCCAATTATGTCTGCCACCCAAAACAGAACATGCCAGCCAAGTGCATTGTTGAAGTCTATAGTCCCAGTTGGGCAGCCAAACAAGGCTGGGTTTGTGAAGCCAAAGTCCTCCACAGACATGCTCAAGGTGCAGGCCTCTTTGAAAGAGAAGGCAGTCACAGGCCTAGCTGCAGCTGCATTGACAGCTTCCATGGTGATACCTGAGGTGGCTGAGGCGGCCGGGGATGGTGTTACCCCATCTCTCAACAACTTTTTGCTTAGCATTGCAGCTGGAGGAGTTGTGCTTGTAGGTATCCTTGGAGCTGTTATTGGGGTCTCCAACTTTGATCCAGTTAAGAGAGTTTAA
- the LOC126805555 gene encoding LOW QUALITY PROTEIN: mechanosensitive ion channel protein 10-like (The sequence of the model RefSeq protein was modified relative to this genomic sequence to represent the inferred CDS: inserted 1 base in 1 codon) has translation MKAREASNGGKLSMSEKQSAKGGEVIVEFQTEETNEAKWSSXKGSESSAPKQSKVITESSGTGFSKPVSPDISRAIPNPGKPPRIPNLNENMNRRKSFNRSVTKPKSRFGEPSPVMYEDGGLDQGGASSPYRSSSNKGSPHNLSGVKATSISSAKNAPSSPGRTNEKEDEEIYKKVKLSRDKRGKVNMELLVELIVFLCILSCLLASLTVHELRHSMVWGLEIWKWCVLVMVIFSGMLVTNWVMHLIVFVIECNFLLRKKVLYFVHGMKKSVQVFLWLSLVLLTWLLLFNRGVERSETSTKILQYVTWTIVSVLIGAFLWLLKTLLLKILASSFHVNTFFDRIQESIFHQYVLQTLSGHPLMEEADGNGGKSPSTSKLSYRATKKAKAGKEKEVIDMTKLQKIKQEKVSSWTMKVLVDAVTSSGLSTISQTLDGVDGLYGQRDKEITSEMEATAAAYDIFLNVASPGAKYIEEWDLLRFMIEEEVDLVWPLIDVARTGQVDRKALTEWVIKVFNGRKALAHSLKDTKTAVKQLDKLVTAVLVIITTVVWLLLVEIANTKVLVFLSSQLVLAAFIFGNTCKTIFEAIIFVFVMHPFDVGDRCVVEGEELMVEEMNILTTVFLKLNQEKVYYPNSVLSTKPISNYYRSSNMGDIVEFSIAFSTPVKKIGQLKEKVQEYVEGNPTLWHPNHAVVVLEIENMNKLKMALYFCHTMNFQEWVEKQKRKSEMVVVLKKCFEELQITYYLLPVEVRLTETNVSKK, from the exons ATGAAAGCAAGAGAAGCTTCAAATGGTGGTAAATTAAGCATGTCGGAGAAGCAATCTGCTAAAGGAGGTGAAGTTATAGTAGAATTTCAAACTGAAGAGACCAATGAAGCAAAATGGTCTT TAAAGGGATCAGAATCTTCTGCTCCCAAGCAAAGCAAAGTGATCACTGAGTCTAGTGGTACTGGTTTCTCTAAGCCAGTTTCGCCGGATATTTCAAGAGCCATTCCCAACCCTGGTAAACCTCCAAGAATCCCCAACCTCAATGAGAACATGAATAGGAGAAAATCATTTAATAGGTCAGTAACTAAACCCAAGTCAAGATTTGGTGAACCATCGCCTGTTATGTATGAGGATGGTGGTTTAGATCAGGGTGGTGCAAGTTCCCCTTATAGAAGTTCATCCAATAAGGGTTCCCCTCATAACCTATCAGGAGTTAAGGCTACATCCATCTCTTCTGCCAAGAATGCGCCGTCATCTCCAGGCAGGACCAATGAAAAAGAGGATGAAGAGATTTACAAGAAGGTTAAATTGAGTAGAGATAAGCGTGGGAAAGTGAACATGGAGCTCTTGGTTGAGTTGATTGTATTTCTGTGCATTTTGAGTTGTTTACTGGCTAGCTTGACTGTTCATGAACTAAGGCATTCTATGGTTTGGGGGTTGGAAATTTGGAAATGGTGTGTGCTTGTCATGGTGATATTCAGTGGCATGTTGGTTACCAATTGGGTTATGCATTTGATAGTGTTTGTGATCGAGTGCAACTTCTTGCTTCGGAAGAAGGTGTTGTATTTTGTGCATGGGATGAAGAAGAGTGTTCAAGTTTTCTTGTGGCTGTCTCTGGTGCTCCTCACATGGCTATTGTTGTTCAATCGTGGAGTAGAACGCTCAGAGACTTCCACCAAGATTTTACAATATGTTACATGGACTATTGTTTCAGTTCTCATTGGGGCATTTTTATGGTTGTTGAAAACATTGCTGCTTAAGATCTTGGCATCTAGTTTCCATGTGAACACCTTCTTTGATAGAATTCAAGAATCAATCTTCCATCAGTATGTACTTCAGACGCTTTCAGGGCATCCACTTATGGAGGAGGCTGATGGGAATGGTGGGAAATCACCGAGTACTAGTAAACTGAGTTACAGAGCGACGAAGAAGGCAAAAGCAGGGAAGGAGAAAGAGGTCATTGACATGACAAAGCTTCAAAAGATAAAGCAAGAGAAGGTTTCTTCTTGGACCATGAAGGTATTGGTGGATGCAGTTACTAGTTCAGGGCTGTCCACCATCTCTCAAACATTGGACGGGGTAGATGGTCTATATGGACAAAGAGATAAAGAGATTACAAGTGAGATGGAAGCAACTGCTGCAGCCTATGACATATTCCTTAATGTCGCATCGCCTGGTGCCAA GTACATTGAGGAGTGGGATCTATTGAGGTTCATGATCGAGGAAGAGGTGGATCTTGTGTGGCCACTGATTGACGTAGCAAGGACCGGACAAGTTGACAGAAAAGCTCTTACAGAGTGGGTG ATAAAGGTGTTCAATGGTCGTAAAGCACTAGCACATTCTCTTAAGGACACAAAAACAGCAGTGAAGCAATTAGACAAACTTGTCACTGCTGTCCTGGTTATTATCACCACAGTAGTGTGGCTTCTGTTGGTGGAAATTGCAAATACAAAAGTACTTGTCTTCCTCTCATCACAGCTTGTACTGGCAGCTTTTATTTTTGGGAACACTTGCAAGACTATATTTGAAGCTATTATCTTTGTATTTGTAATGCATCCATTTGATGTTGGTGATCGCTGTGTTGTTGAGGGTGAGGAG TTGATGGTTGAGGAGATGAACATCTTAACCACAGTCTTCTTGAAACTCAACCAGGAGAAGGTATACTATCCAAATTCAGTTCTATCGACGAAACCCATCAGCAATTATTACAGAAGTTCAAACATGGGTGATATTGTGGAGTTCTCAATTGCTTTTAGTACTCCAGTGAAGAAGATAGGCCAGCTTAAAGAAAAAGTACAGGA GTATGTGGAGGGGAATCCAACACTCTGGCATCCAAACCATGCTGTGGTGGTGCTTGAGATTGAAAATATGAATAAGCTAAAGATGGCACTGTATTTTTGTCACACTATGAACTTTCAAGAATGGGTTGAAAAGCAAAAGCGAAAAAGTGAAATGGTCGTGGTGTTGAAGAAATGTTTTGAGGAACTACAGATTACGTACTATCTACTTCCCGTTGAAGTTCGGCTCACTGAAACAAATGTCTCCAAGAAATGA
- the LOC126805554 gene encoding LOW QUALITY PROTEIN: mechanosensitive ion channel protein 10-like (The sequence of the model RefSeq protein was modified relative to this genomic sequence to represent the inferred CDS: inserted 1 base in 1 codon): MVFHSSHLFFCGCSVDSFGSCPIFLTQGLMKAAEKGSKGGEISMSEKQSANGGEVVVDVQNSGTYEAKGSPSNKQSRADLRVSTESATTGFSRPVPSGFPSPDVSSASPNPAGKPPRIPARNESINRRKSFNRSVSKPKSRFGEPSPVLNEDGSSDQVSSPYRGASFSRASPNNISGARAISISSNKTVPPSPGRTKDKEDEEIYKKVKLSRTKHGKMNKILLIELIVFLCILGCLVASLTVKKLEHFMVWGLEIWKWCVLVMVIFSGMLVTNWIMHLIVFLIECNFLLRKKVLYFVHGMKKSVQVFLWLSLVLLTWLLLFNRGVERSETSTKILKYVTWTIVSVLIGAFLWXVKTLLLKILASSFHVNTFFDRIQESIFHQYVLQTLSGHPLMEEADGNGGKSPSTSKLSFKATKKAKEGKEKQVIDMTKLQKIKQEKVSSWTMKVLVDAVTSSGLSTISHTLDEMEGRNEQRDKEITSEMEATAAGYDIFLNVAPLGAKYIEEWDLMRFMIEEEVELVWPLIDVAKTGQVDRKTLTEWVVKVYNGRKALAHSLTDTKTAVKQLNKLVTSVLVIITAVVWLLLMEIATTKVLVFLSSQLVVAAFMFGNTCKTIFEAIIFVFVMHPFDVGDRCVVDGVQLMVEEMNILTTVFLKLNQEKVYYPNSVLSTKPISNYYRSSNMGDSVEFSIAFTTPVKKIGELRGQVKEYVEGNQTLWHPNHQIVVLEIENVNKLKLALYFNHTMNFQEWGEKQRRRSEIVMALKKCLEDLHITYYLLPLDVRLSETK, translated from the exons GGTTTAATGAAAGCCGCAGAGAAAGGTTCAAAGGGCGGCGAGATAAGCATGTCGGAGAAGCAATCTGCGAATGGAGGTGAAGTTGTAGTGGATGTTCAGAACTCTGGGACATATGAAGCTAAAGGGTCTCCTTCAAACAAGCAAAGCAGAGCGGACTTGAGAGTGTCCACTGAGTCCGCTACTACCGGGTTCTCTAGGCCTGTTCCGAGTGGGTTTCCTTCACCGGATGTTTCAAGCGCCAGTCCTAACCCTGCTGGTAAGCCTCCGAGGATCCCGGCCCGCAATGAGAGCATCAATAGGAGAAAGTCATTTAATAGGTCTGTTTCTAAACCCAAGTCAAGATTTGGTGAACCATCGCCTGTTCTGAATGAAGATGGTAGTTCAGATCAGGTTAGTTCCCCTTATAGGGGAGCTTCATTCAGTAGGGCTTCCCCAAATAACATATCAGGGGCCAGGGCCATATCCATCTCTTCTAATAAGACTGTACCGCCGTCCCCCGGCAGGACCAAAGATAAGGAGGATGAAGAGATTTACAAGAAGGTTAAGTTGAGCAGAACTAAGCATGGGAAAATGAACAAGATACTCTTGATTGAGTTGATTGTTTTCCTGTGCATTTTGGGTTGTTTAGTGGCTAGCTTGACTGTGAAGAAACTAGAGCATTTTATGGTTTGGGGCTTGGAAATTTGGAAATGGTGCGTGCTTGTCATGGTGATATTCAGTGGCATGTTGGTTACCAATTGGATTATGCATTTAATAGTTTTCTTGATTGAATGCAACTTTTTGCTTCGGAAGAAGGTGTTGTATTTTGTTCATGGAATGAAGAAAAGTGTTCAGGTTTTCTTGTGGCTGTCTCTGGTTCTTCTTACATGGTTATTATTGTTCAACCGTGGGGTTGAGAGGTCAGAGACTTCGACCAAGATACTGAAATATGTTACATGGACTATTGTATCAGTTCTAATTGGGGCCTTTTTAT ATGTTAAAACATTGTTGCTAAAGATCTTAGCATCTAGTTTCCACGTTAACACCTTCTTTGATAGAATTCAAGAATCAATTTTCCATCAGTACGTGCTTCAGACCCTCTCGGGGCATCCGCTTATGGAGGAGGCTGATGGGAATGGTGGCAAATCACCGAGCACTAGCAAATTGAGTTTCAAAGCAACCAAGAAGGCAAAAGAAGGGAAGGAAAAACAGGTCATTGACATGACAAAGCTTCAAAAGATAAAGCAAGAGAAGGTTTCCTCTTGGACCATGAAGGTCTTGGTGGATGCAGTAACTAGTTCAGGGCTGTCCACAATCTCTCATACATTGGACGAGATGGAAGGTCGTAATGAACAAAGAGATAAGGAGATTACCAGTGAGATGGAAGCAACTGCTGCTGGCTATGACATATTCCTTAACGTTGCTCCACTCGGTGCCAA GTACATTGAGGAGTGGGATCTAATGAGATTTATGATTGAGGAAGAGGTGGAGCTTGTGTGGCCACTAATTGATGTGGCAAAGACTGGACAAGTTGATAGAAAAACTCTAACAGAGTGGGTG GTGAAGGTCTACAATGGTCGCAAAGCATTAGCTCATTCATTAACGGATACCAAAACAGCTGTAAAGCAATTGAACAAGCTTGTGACTAGTGTCCTGGTTATTATCACGGCTGTGGTGTGGCTTCTGTTGATGGAAATTGCAACTACAAAAGTACTCGTCTTCCTTTCATCTCAGCTCGTAGTGGCCGCTTTTATGTTTGGAAACACTTGCAAGACTATATTTGAAGctattatttttgtatttgtgATGCATCCATTTGATGTTGGGGACCGCTGTGTTGTTGATGGTGTTCAG TTAATGGTTGAAGAGATGAACATCCTAACTACAGTCTTCCTAAAACTCAATCAAGAAAAGGTATACTATCCCAATTCAGTTTTATCCACGAAACCCATCAGCAATTATTACAGAAGTTCAAATATGGGCGACAGTGTGGAGTTCTCAATTGCTTTTACTACACCGGTGAAGAAGATAGGCGAGCTGAGAGGCCAAGTAAAGGA GTATGTGGAGGGTAATCAGACGCTTTGGCATCCAAATCACCAAATTGTGGTGCTTGAAATCGAGAATGTGAACAAGTTAAAGCTGGCACTCTATTTTAATCACACGATGAACTTTCAAGAATGGGGAGAAAAGCAACGGCGGAGAAGTGAAATTGTTATGGCATTGAAGAAATGTTTGGAGGATCTGCACATTACATACTATCTGCTGCCCCTTGATGTCCGCCTCTCTGAAACTAAATGA